One Cryptomeria japonica chromosome 9, Sugi_1.0, whole genome shotgun sequence genomic window carries:
- the LOC131858413 gene encoding osmotin-like protein gives MVRCGSPLKLTIVNDCPSTIWPALQPSAGYPVLGRGGFALNTKSHVSIDVPNEWHGRVWGRTMCSFSGGKGSCFTGDCSGKLECGGSGGATPATLAQLSLHTSPTGKSSYTVSLVDGMNLPMTITPHIGGNAKGPGDSTVAGCRIPNISNLDCPEHLKVKRGNEMIACKSACQAFRTDQYCCTNQFNIANTCKPTEFSERFKKACPKASTYAHDAVLHHCDEPNEIKIIFCHV, from the coding sequence ATGGTGAGGTGTGGTTCACCTTTGAAGCTGACCATTGTGAATGACTGCCCTTCCACCATATGGCCAGCACTGCAGCCAAGTGCAGGGTATCCAGTCCTGGGCAGAGGTGGGTTTGCTCTGAACACAAAGAGTCATGTGAGCATTGATGTTCCCAACGAGTGGCATGGCAGAGTGTGGGGCAGAACAATGTGCAGTTTCAGTGGCGGTAAAGGTTCCTGCTTCACAGGAGACTGTAGTGGAAAGCTAGAGTGCGGTGGCTCAGGAGGAGCAACCCCTGCAACTCTTGCCCAACTCTCACTGCACACATCCCCCACTGGTAAATCCTCCTATACTGTCAGCTTGGTAGATGGTATGAATTTGCCCATGACCATTACACCCCATATTGGAGGCAATGCAAAAGGCCCTGGTGACTCTACTGTGGCGGGCTGCAGGATTCCCAACATTTCTAACCTTGATTGTCCTGAACACCTTAAAGTAAAGCGTGGAAATGAAATGATAGCCTGTAAGAGTGCATGTCAGGCATTTAGAACAGACCAGTACTGCTGCACTAATCAGTTCAACATCGCCAATACATGTAAGCCTACTGAGTTCTCAGAGAGGTTCAAGAAAGCCTGTCCTAAAGCATCCACTTATGCCCATGATGCTGTTCTTCACCACTGTGACGAACCCAATGAGATCAAAATCATATTTTGTCACGTTTAA
- the LOC131073085 gene encoding osmotin-like protein produces MGFMFKLSLALLLFLCSGREMMVRCGSPLKLTIVNDCPFTIWPGLQPSAGYPVLAGGGFALNTHNHVSIDVPNQWHGRVWARTGCSFHGSGGNCLTGDCGGRLECNGLGGATPATLAHLSLHHPHTDISSYTLSLVDGMNLPMTITPHGGHAGPGQCTVAGCRIHSLANFVCPEKLQVRHGRDVVACKSACEAFRTDQYCCTNQYNSPNTCKPSQFSLMFKGACPDAYTYAHDDPSLVHHCPSPNEIKLIFCHA; encoded by the exons ATGGGTTTTATGTTTAAGTTGAGCTTGGCGCTGCTACTCTTTCTCTGCTCAG GTAGAGAAATGATGGTGAGGTGTGGTTCACCTTTGAAGCTGACCATTGTGAACGATTGCCCTTTCACTATATGGCCGGGACTGCAGCCAAGTGCAGGCTATCCAGTCCTGGCCGGAGGTGGGTTTGCTCTGAACACACACAATCATGTGAGCATTGATGTTCCCAACCAGTGGCATGGCAGAGTGTGGGCCAGAACAGGGTGCAGTTTCCATGGCAGTGGAGGCAACTGCCTCACAGGAGACTGTGGTGGAAGACTAGAGTGCAATGGCTTAGGGGGAGCAACCCCTGCAACTCTTGCCCATCTCTCACTGCACCACCCACACACTGATATTTCCTCCTATACTCTCAGTTTGGTAGATGGCATGAATTTGCCCATGACCATTACACCACATGGAGGCCATGCAGGCCCTGGTCAGTGTACTGTGGCGGGCTGCAGGATTCACAGCCTTGCTAACTTTGTTTGCCCTGAAAAGCTTCAGGTAAGGCATGGAAGAGATGTGGTAGCGTGTAAGAGTGCATGTGAGGCATTCAGAACAGACCAGTACTGCTGCACTAATCAGTACAATAGCCCCAATACATGTAAGCCTAGTCAGTTCTCACTGATGTTCAAGGGTGCTTGTCCTGATGCATACACTTATGCCCATGATGACCCTTCTCTCGTTCACCACTGTCCATCACCCAATGAGATCAAACTCATCTTCTGTCACGCATAA